In one window of Micromonospora cathayae DNA:
- a CDS encoding carboxylate-amine ligase, translating to MPHQPQTGAPAGPDLLTVGVEEEFLLVDPHTGVAVPAVDLVMEQVPAELSGQVEREFQTSQIEIGSPPGLDLGAIRHSLGLLRAGLSDAAERAGVRLLAIGTGPVAGPVPPVVDKPRFDRMIERFRLLAPGPGNNGMHVHVGVPDPDTGVQVLNHVRPWLPVLHALTTNSPFSASEDTGYASWRSIEWERWPSVAPTPWLDSYAHYQRLIGQLIDSGLMLDEGMLYWYARLSAKYPTVEIRIGDVCPALDDTILVAALVRGLVGTAMADISAGRPAPRVDHHLLVAAHWRAAHDGLAGKAVDLGSGGVVPAWELLDRLVERVRPELDRHGDTDRVTDLLAGVRRHGTGAQRQRAVYARTGQLVDVVADVARQTRGGAPTVTD from the coding sequence GTGCCGCACCAGCCGCAGACCGGCGCACCGGCGGGACCGGACCTGCTCACCGTCGGCGTCGAGGAGGAGTTCCTCCTGGTCGACCCGCACACCGGGGTGGCCGTCCCCGCCGTCGACCTGGTCATGGAACAGGTGCCCGCCGAGCTGTCCGGGCAGGTGGAACGCGAGTTCCAGACCAGCCAGATCGAGATCGGCAGCCCACCCGGGCTGGACCTGGGCGCGATCCGGCACTCGCTGGGCCTGCTCCGGGCCGGGCTCTCCGACGCCGCCGAACGGGCCGGCGTCCGGCTGCTCGCCATCGGCACCGGACCGGTCGCCGGGCCGGTCCCGCCGGTGGTGGACAAGCCCCGCTTCGACCGCATGATCGAGCGGTTCCGGCTGCTCGCGCCCGGCCCCGGCAACAACGGCATGCACGTACACGTCGGGGTGCCCGACCCGGACACCGGCGTGCAGGTGCTCAACCACGTCCGCCCCTGGCTGCCGGTCCTGCACGCGCTCACCACCAACTCCCCCTTCTCGGCCAGCGAGGACACCGGGTACGCCAGCTGGCGGTCGATCGAGTGGGAACGCTGGCCGTCGGTGGCCCCCACCCCCTGGCTCGACTCGTACGCGCACTACCAGCGGCTGATCGGGCAGCTCATCGACAGCGGCCTGATGCTCGACGAGGGGATGCTCTACTGGTACGCCCGGCTGTCGGCGAAGTACCCGACGGTGGAGATCCGCATCGGTGACGTCTGCCCGGCGCTGGACGACACCATCCTGGTGGCGGCGCTGGTCCGGGGCCTGGTCGGGACCGCGATGGCGGACATCTCGGCCGGTCGGCCCGCGCCCCGGGTCGACCACCACCTGCTGGTCGCGGCGCACTGGCGGGCCGCCCACGACGGGCTGGCCGGCAAGGCGGTCGACCTGGGCTCCGGTGGGGTCGTGCCGGCCTGGGAGCTGCTGGACCGGCTGGTCGAGCGGGTCCGCCCGGAACTCGACCGGCACGGCGACACCGACCGGGTCACCGACCTGCTCGCCGGGGTACGCCGGCACGGCACCGGCGCGCAACGCCAGCGGGCCGTGTACGCCCGGACCGGGCAGCTCGTCGACGTCGTCGCCGACGTGGCCCGACAGACGCGCGGCGGCGCACCGACGGTGACAGACTGA
- a CDS encoding DUF6412 domain-containing protein, with product MPALLLTEVWAYALTHLVPLAGRPVELLAGAALGAALLLAVVLAVRLVTTGAGVPRAGRRSRALRDRARRRRIPRQLDPDAPGRPRPRAPGLRPATA from the coding sequence GTGCCGGCTCTGCTGCTGACCGAGGTGTGGGCGTACGCGCTCACCCACCTCGTGCCGCTCGCCGGCCGGCCGGTCGAGCTGCTGGCCGGCGCGGCGCTGGGTGCGGCCCTGCTGCTGGCCGTGGTGCTGGCCGTGCGGCTGGTCACCACCGGGGCGGGCGTGCCCCGGGCCGGCCGGCGGTCCCGCGCCCTGCGGGACCGGGCCCGCCGCCGCCGTATCCCCCGCCAGCTCGACCCCGACGCGCCGGGCCGACCCCGTCCCCGCGCGCCCGGCCTGCGCCCCGCGACCGCGTAA
- a CDS encoding FAD-dependent oxidoreductase: MAQRLIVIGGDAGGMAAASQARRRRDRTDLEIVAFERGRFTSYSACGIPYWISGLVEDRDDLVARDPETFRRDFAIDVRLRHEVTVIDLDRREVVARDLAGGGEVRERFDLLMYATGANPVQPDWARTDAAGVFGVQTLDDGDALRDWLERDPAPRRAVVVGGGYIGVEMAEALILRGLDVTLVEQAEQPMSTVDPDMAVLVADAMRGLGIDIRTGVTVTGLTEEDGRVTEVVTDAGAFPADVVVLGLGVRPNTALAEAAGLPLGPSGGVRVDRRMRVVGVPDVWAAGDCVETLHRVSGQPVHIPLGTHANKQGRVAGINIGGGYATFPGVIGTAVTKVCDLEVGRTGLRERDAAAAGFAFVSVIAESTNRAGYYPGARTMTVKLIAEQPSGRLLGAQIVGWSEAAKRIDTLAVALWNGMTVDDMTSLDLGYAPPYAPAWDPVLVAARKAVDALPR; encoded by the coding sequence ATGGCGCAACGGTTGATCGTGATCGGCGGGGACGCCGGCGGCATGGCGGCGGCGTCCCAGGCCCGACGGCGTCGGGACCGCACCGACCTGGAGATCGTGGCCTTCGAGCGGGGCCGGTTCACCTCGTACTCGGCGTGCGGCATCCCGTACTGGATCAGCGGGCTGGTGGAGGACCGGGACGACCTGGTCGCCCGGGACCCGGAGACGTTCCGGCGCGACTTCGCCATCGACGTCCGGCTGCGGCACGAGGTCACCGTGATCGACCTGGACCGCCGCGAGGTCGTCGCCCGGGACCTGGCCGGCGGCGGCGAGGTCCGCGAACGGTTCGACCTGCTGATGTACGCCACCGGCGCGAACCCGGTGCAGCCGGACTGGGCCCGCACCGACGCGGCCGGGGTGTTCGGGGTGCAGACCCTCGACGACGGCGACGCGCTGCGCGACTGGCTGGAACGCGACCCGGCGCCCCGCCGGGCGGTGGTGGTGGGCGGCGGGTACATCGGGGTGGAGATGGCCGAGGCGCTGATCCTGCGCGGACTCGACGTGACCCTGGTCGAGCAGGCCGAACAGCCGATGTCCACGGTGGACCCGGACATGGCGGTGCTGGTGGCGGACGCGATGCGCGGGCTCGGCATCGACATCCGGACCGGGGTGACGGTGACCGGGCTGACCGAGGAGGACGGCCGGGTCACCGAGGTGGTCACCGACGCCGGGGCGTTCCCGGCCGACGTGGTGGTCCTCGGTCTCGGGGTACGCCCGAACACCGCGCTCGCCGAGGCGGCCGGGCTGCCGCTCGGGCCGTCCGGTGGGGTCCGGGTGGACCGCCGGATGCGGGTGGTCGGGGTGCCGGACGTGTGGGCGGCCGGGGACTGCGTGGAGACCCTGCACCGGGTCAGCGGCCAGCCGGTGCACATCCCGCTCGGTACGCACGCCAACAAGCAGGGCCGGGTCGCCGGCATCAACATCGGCGGCGGGTACGCCACCTTCCCCGGGGTGATCGGCACCGCGGTGACCAAGGTCTGCGACCTGGAGGTCGGCCGGACCGGCCTGCGGGAACGCGACGCCGCGGCGGCCGGTTTCGCGTTCGTGTCGGTGATCGCCGAGTCGACCAACCGGGCCGGCTACTACCCGGGGGCCCGGACGATGACCGTGAAGCTGATCGCCGAGCAGCCCAGCGGTCGGCTGCTCGGCGCGCAGATCGTCGGCTGGTCGGAGGCGGCCAAGCGCATCGACACGTTGGCCGTGGCGCTGTGGAACGGCATGACGGTGGACGACATGACCTCGCTCGACCTGGGCTACGCCCCGCCGTACGCGCCGGCCTGGGACCCGGTCCTGGTCGCCGCCCGCAAGGCCGTCGACGCCCTACCGAGGTAG
- a CDS encoding SigE family RNA polymerase sigma factor, producing MPDASEQEYTEYVTARLPALHRLAYALCGNADEADDLVQEAVTRLYQRWARVSRAERVDAYVRTVVVRLFIDGRRRGWWRVRLSAAPPDPPPVPADPGVEDRTVLRTALGRVPPRQRAVLVLRFLHDLPVEEVAEILGCSSGTVKSQTAHGLAAMRRQLGDREPAASAGGERR from the coding sequence ATGCCGGACGCATCGGAGCAGGAGTACACCGAGTACGTGACCGCGCGGCTGCCGGCGCTGCACCGGCTGGCGTACGCGTTGTGCGGCAACGCCGACGAGGCCGACGACCTGGTGCAGGAGGCGGTGACCCGGCTGTACCAGCGCTGGGCGCGGGTCTCCCGGGCGGAGCGGGTCGACGCGTACGTCCGGACGGTGGTGGTGCGGCTCTTCATCGACGGGCGGCGACGCGGCTGGTGGCGGGTACGCCTCTCGGCGGCCCCGCCGGACCCGCCACCCGTGCCCGCCGACCCGGGGGTGGAGGACCGGACGGTGCTGCGGACCGCGCTGGGTCGGGTGCCACCCCGACAGCGGGCGGTGCTGGTGCTGCGGTTCCTGCATGACCTGCCGGTGGAGGAGGTGGCCGAGATCCTCGGCTGTTCCAGCGGGACGGTGAAGAGCCAGACCGCGCACGGACTGGCCGCGATGCGCCGGCAACTCGGAGACCGTGAGCCGGCCGCCAGCGCCGGAGGGGAGCGGAGATGA
- a CDS encoding YidC/Oxa1 family membrane protein insertase codes for MFAFAPLDAVVGVASTAVDALAAGVAPLAGGTATAIAIVLFTVAVRLLITPLTVAQVRGERRRAALAPRIAELRRRYGSDPAGLQRELVDLYRTAGASPLAGCLPALLQAPFFLVMYRLFTSGDPDVLAGELAGVPLGHHLTDGLAGAAGPLFGVLLLGLLALAWLASRRMRRTMAAGAALPGGSAMAGAAGPGGAAAGDAAPGAELLGRIMPLLPYGTLPVALVVPLAGVLYLVTTTAWTALEHTVLRRERAISPPTLDRNS; via the coding sequence ATGTTCGCCTTCGCTCCACTCGACGCCGTCGTCGGCGTCGCGTCCACCGCCGTCGACGCGCTCGCCGCCGGGGTCGCCCCGCTGGCCGGCGGTACGGCCACCGCCATCGCCATCGTCCTGTTCACCGTCGCCGTCCGGCTGCTGATCACGCCGCTCACCGTCGCCCAGGTGCGTGGGGAGCGCCGTCGGGCGGCGCTCGCCCCGCGGATCGCGGAGCTGCGCCGCCGGTACGGCAGCGATCCGGCCGGCCTGCAACGGGAACTGGTCGACCTGTACCGCACCGCCGGGGCGAGCCCGTTGGCCGGGTGCCTGCCGGCGCTGCTCCAGGCCCCGTTCTTCCTGGTGATGTACCGCCTCTTCACCAGCGGGGACCCGGACGTGCTGGCCGGTGAGCTGGCCGGGGTGCCGTTGGGGCACCACCTGACCGACGGGCTGGCCGGGGCGGCCGGGCCGCTGTTCGGCGTACTGCTGCTGGGGTTGCTGGCCCTGGCCTGGCTGGCCTCGCGGCGGATGCGGCGGACCATGGCGGCCGGGGCGGCGCTGCCGGGCGGATCGGCGATGGCGGGCGCGGCGGGCCCGGGTGGGGCGGCGGCGGGGGACGCGGCCCCGGGTGCGGAGCTGCTGGGCCGGATCATGCCGCTGCTGCCGTACGGGACGCTGCCGGTGGCGCTGGTGGTGCCGCTGGCGGGGGTGCTGTACCTGGTCACCACCACCGCCTGGACCGCCCTGGAGCACACCGTGCTGCGCCGCGAGCGGGCGATCTCGCCGCCGACCCTGGACAGGAACAGTTAA
- a CDS encoding aminoglycoside phosphotransferase family protein, whose amino-acid sequence MSGQLWIPEALGWVREAPAGREWLAGLPDRLAACAERWQLRLGPAYDGGVASLALRADLPDGTPAVLKLQYPDPDSVHEATALAAWAGDGAVRLLAHEPTWRALLVERCLPGEPLRHRPPEEALGVVVDLLPRLWLPVDGPTAAGVAVAGITPLAEEAAGWVERMPGNWERAGRPYDRRLLDAARDLLADLVPTQGGQVLVNQDLHAGNVLRADREPWLVIDPKPLVGEREFGVVPMVRGAELGHSPAAVRYRLDRLTAELGLDRDRVRGWTIGQTLAWSIGAGQVFPQQVEVVRWLLDGS is encoded by the coding sequence GTGAGCGGGCAACTGTGGATTCCGGAGGCGCTGGGCTGGGTGCGGGAGGCGCCCGCCGGCCGGGAGTGGCTGGCGGGGCTACCGGATCGGCTGGCCGCCTGCGCGGAACGCTGGCAGCTGCGCCTCGGACCCGCGTACGACGGGGGTGTCGCCTCGCTGGCGTTGCGCGCGGACCTGCCGGACGGGACACCGGCCGTGCTGAAGCTCCAGTACCCCGATCCGGACAGCGTGCACGAGGCGACGGCGCTGGCGGCCTGGGCCGGCGACGGCGCGGTCCGGCTGCTGGCCCACGAACCGACCTGGCGGGCACTGCTGGTCGAGCGGTGCCTGCCCGGCGAGCCGCTGCGCCACCGCCCGCCCGAGGAGGCGCTCGGGGTGGTGGTCGATCTGCTTCCCCGGCTCTGGCTGCCGGTCGACGGGCCAACTGCCGCCGGTGTCGCCGTGGCCGGGATCACCCCGCTGGCCGAGGAGGCCGCCGGCTGGGTGGAGCGGATGCCGGGCAACTGGGAGCGGGCCGGCCGCCCGTACGATCGGCGGCTGCTCGACGCCGCCCGTGACCTGCTCGCCGACCTGGTTCCGACCCAGGGCGGACAGGTGCTGGTCAACCAGGACCTGCACGCCGGTAACGTGCTGCGCGCCGACCGCGAGCCGTGGCTGGTGATCGACCCGAAACCGCTGGTCGGCGAGCGCGAGTTCGGCGTGGTGCCGATGGTGCGCGGCGCGGAGCTGGGCCACTCCCCGGCGGCGGTCCGGTACCGGCTGGACCGGCTCACCGCCGAGCTGGGGCTGGACCGGGACCGGGTCCGGGGCTGGACGATCGGCCAGACGCTGGCCTGGAGCATCGGCGCGGGGCAGGTCTTCCCGCAGCAGGTCGAAGTGGTCCGCTGGCTGCTCGACGGCAGCTGA
- a CDS encoding MFS transporter, producing MTLEHAEGPAVSVGAPVSRNNRWAVLAVMCTSLLLAGIDLTVLNVAVPNLTRDLLPSGTALLWIVDIYSLTVAALLVTSGTIGDRIGRKRLLLAGFAVFGLASLGAALSTTTTQLIVTRALLGAGTAMIIAATVSIIRVVFVDDRERTLALGLWTAAHSVGATVGPVIGGLLLQRWWWGSVFLVNVPIIVVVLVAGFLVVPESKSSTPRRWDLTSALLSIVGLGGLVYAIKEAGSALGLEPTLLVSGLGGLALLVWFTARQRRLTQPLLDITLFANRRFSLAVVCVLACFGSYVGLLYLLTQWFQLMDGYSPLTAGFALVPLAAANAVGAIGAPWLSERWGRGRAMALALGAFAVAMLGLTVVSGTGHYPQTVVAMLVAGAGAGVVMTLGADAIMASAEPERAGEAAAVQETSFELGAGLGVAILGTVLLAVYGATIRPPDLAADDERTVRESIGAATEVASTHEPALAQQIVAAAQRAFENGFSVATGVAAATLALTAVLTATMLRHSGGDGAESAPEDSGAS from the coding sequence ATGACCCTGGAGCATGCGGAGGGGCCCGCCGTGTCGGTCGGCGCACCCGTCTCACGGAACAACCGGTGGGCCGTTCTCGCGGTCATGTGCACCAGTCTGCTGTTGGCGGGCATCGATCTGACCGTGCTGAATGTCGCGGTTCCCAATCTGACCCGTGACCTGCTGCCGAGCGGGACCGCCCTGCTCTGGATCGTCGACATCTACTCCCTGACCGTGGCGGCGCTGCTGGTGACCTCCGGCACCATCGGCGACCGCATCGGACGCAAGCGGCTGCTGCTGGCCGGCTTCGCGGTGTTCGGGCTCGCCTCGCTGGGGGCGGCCCTCTCGACCACCACCACCCAGTTGATCGTCACCCGGGCCCTGCTCGGGGCCGGTACCGCCATGATCATCGCCGCGACCGTGTCGATCATCCGGGTGGTCTTCGTGGACGACCGCGAGCGGACCCTCGCCCTCGGCCTGTGGACCGCCGCGCACAGTGTCGGAGCCACCGTCGGGCCGGTCATCGGCGGGCTGCTGCTCCAGCGGTGGTGGTGGGGCTCGGTGTTCCTGGTCAACGTGCCGATCATCGTGGTGGTGCTGGTCGCCGGCTTCCTGGTGGTGCCGGAGTCGAAGAGCAGCACCCCCCGCAGGTGGGACCTGACCAGCGCACTGTTGTCGATCGTCGGGCTGGGCGGGCTGGTGTACGCCATCAAGGAGGCCGGGTCCGCCCTGGGCCTGGAGCCCACGTTGCTGGTCAGCGGGCTCGGCGGGCTGGCGCTGCTGGTCTGGTTCACGGCCCGGCAACGCCGGTTGACCCAGCCGCTGCTCGACATCACCCTCTTCGCCAACCGCCGGTTCTCCCTCGCGGTGGTCTGCGTGCTGGCCTGCTTCGGCTCGTACGTCGGGCTGCTGTACCTGCTCACCCAGTGGTTCCAGCTGATGGACGGGTACTCGCCGCTGACCGCCGGGTTCGCGCTCGTGCCGCTCGCCGCCGCCAATGCGGTCGGCGCGATCGGCGCACCCTGGCTGTCCGAGCGGTGGGGACGCGGCAGAGCGATGGCGCTGGCGCTCGGCGCGTTCGCCGTGGCCATGCTCGGCCTGACGGTGGTGAGCGGGACGGGCCACTACCCGCAGACCGTGGTGGCGATGCTGGTGGCCGGGGCGGGGGCGGGCGTCGTCATGACGCTCGGCGCGGACGCCATCATGGCCTCGGCGGAACCCGAGCGCGCCGGTGAGGCGGCGGCCGTCCAGGAGACCTCGTTCGAACTCGGCGCCGGGCTCGGCGTCGCCATCCTGGGCACCGTCCTGCTGGCCGTCTACGGCGCCACGATCCGCCCGCCGGATCTCGCCGCCGACGACGAGCGGACGGTACGGGAGTCCATCGGCGCGGCGACCGAGGTGGCGAGCACCCACGAGCCGGCGCTGGCCCAGCAGATCGTCGCGGCCGCCCAGCGCGCCTTCGAGAACGGCTTCTCGGTGGCGACCGGGGTCGCCGCCGCGACGTTGGCCCTGACCGCGGTGCTCACCGCGACGATGCTCCGGCACTCGGGTGGGGACGGAGCCGAGTCGGCCCCGGAGGACTCCGGCGCGTCCTGA
- a CDS encoding WGR domain-containing protein, which yields MSQETTYLELSEVDGGAHKFYEVVVDGSELTVRYGRIGEQGQVKSSSFADQAKARAAAAKKIGEKVRKGYAPAVRGVRQRRPVSRRQIVSTRSTARTAPVLWRYDSGAPAFGIFVDGQHCMIGNERGVITTLGHDAQVLGQVRLPDGVKCIVADDAWIYAGCDDGNVYDLSGKVPRVAYAIAPDIDIYWLDIHDGVLGVSDAGGGISAVDHEDEFLWRRPGRGSSAWMVRCDDDGIYHGHSQGVTGYDWRTGQERWHSRTGAVLFGWQEGDHVFAGTATREVVRLSKRGRAEQSFRCDAPVFSCATAPDGRYVFAGDSHSSIYCFDRAGNRLWKLGTGCGSAYSMQYHDERLYVVTTGGYLACVDASEAAVRAAEAGSVPQVVDVKAPREAPAPVSSTVVEVVRHVDGGVVVQCVEERGRLRVQVVSDGYRPDWSVQFPKGIREPGARYLVTEVRESGRGGFYRAYGDIRRLL from the coding sequence ATGTCCCAGGAGACGACCTACCTCGAACTGTCCGAAGTGGACGGAGGCGCGCACAAGTTCTACGAGGTCGTCGTGGACGGCTCCGAGCTGACCGTCCGGTACGGCCGGATCGGTGAGCAGGGCCAGGTCAAGAGCAGCAGCTTCGCCGACCAGGCCAAGGCCCGCGCCGCCGCCGCGAAGAAGATCGGCGAGAAGGTCCGCAAGGGGTACGCACCGGCGGTGCGCGGGGTCCGGCAGCGTCGGCCGGTCAGCCGCCGCCAGATCGTCAGCACCCGGTCCACCGCCCGCACCGCGCCGGTGCTGTGGCGGTACGACTCGGGCGCGCCGGCCTTCGGCATCTTCGTGGACGGGCAGCACTGCATGATCGGCAACGAGCGCGGTGTGATCACCACGCTCGGCCACGACGCGCAGGTGCTGGGTCAGGTCCGGCTGCCGGACGGGGTGAAGTGCATCGTCGCCGACGACGCCTGGATCTACGCCGGCTGCGACGACGGGAACGTCTACGACCTCTCCGGCAAGGTGCCCCGGGTGGCGTACGCGATCGCACCGGACATCGACATCTACTGGCTGGACATCCACGACGGGGTGCTCGGGGTCTCCGACGCCGGTGGTGGCATCTCCGCCGTCGACCACGAGGACGAGTTCCTCTGGCGGCGTCCGGGGCGCGGCTCGTCGGCGTGGATGGTGCGCTGCGACGACGACGGGATCTACCACGGGCACTCGCAGGGCGTCACCGGCTACGACTGGCGGACCGGCCAGGAACGCTGGCACAGCCGCACCGGGGCGGTGCTGTTCGGCTGGCAGGAGGGCGACCACGTCTTCGCCGGCACCGCCACCCGCGAGGTGGTGCGGCTGAGCAAGCGCGGGCGGGCGGAGCAGTCGTTCCGCTGCGACGCGCCGGTCTTCTCCTGCGCCACCGCCCCCGACGGCCGGTACGTCTTCGCCGGGGACAGCCACTCCTCGATCTACTGCTTCGACCGGGCCGGCAACCGGCTGTGGAAGCTCGGCACCGGCTGCGGCTCGGCGTACTCGATGCAGTACCACGACGAGCGCCTGTACGTGGTCACCACCGGCGGCTATCTGGCCTGCGTCGACGCCAGCGAGGCGGCGGTACGGGCCGCCGAGGCGGGCAGCGTGCCCCAGGTGGTGGACGTCAAGGCACCCCGGGAGGCGCCCGCCCCGGTGTCGTCCACGGTGGTGGAGGTGGTCCGGCACGTCGACGGCGGGGTGGTGGTGCAGTGCGTCGAGGAGCGGGGCCGGCTGCGCGTCCAGGTCGTCTCCGACGGGTACCGACCGGACTGGTCGGTGCAGTTCCCCAAGGGCATCCGCGAGCCCGGGGCGCGCTACCTGGTCACCGAGGTCCGCGAGTCCGGTCGGGGCGGCTTCTACCGGGCGTACGGCGACATCCGCCGGCTGCTCTGA